Part of the Ictalurus punctatus breed USDA103 chromosome 9, Coco_2.0, whole genome shotgun sequence genome is shown below.
TGCATTGCCCAGagccatatcaccctgcagctctcacctggtttccAATGAAATTGAACAGGACTGactgagcctggccagtacctggatgggagacctcctggggaaaactaaggttgctgctctCAATCTGATTAATCTGTGGAATGTGCTACAcaacaagtctgatccacggatgccccacctcacaacttacaggatttaaaggatctgctgctaacgtcttgttGCCAGagaccacagcacaccttcagaggtcttgtggagtccatgcctcaatgggtcaAAGCTGTTTTTGTAGCACAAAGGGGACTTGCACAATATTAGGCATGTGATTTcaatgttatgactgatcagtgtgtgtgtgtgtgtgtgtgtgtgtgtgtgcgcgtgtatgtatgtatgtatgtatgtgtatatgtgtatatatatacatatatatatatatatatatatatatatatatatatatatatatatatatatatatatatatatatatatatatatatatatatatatatatatatatatatcaatatcaCAGAACCACTTGCACTACAAGATTACAGTGGCTAAATTAGAAAAGGAAAATCATGCAGACCCTTATGCTCTTTCAAAATGACTGTTATCTTTGCTGCCTCCAGGTCcatggtttgatcctgagcttgggttactgtttATGTCCCAAAAACAAGCCAGTCTGTGAACGTGTGTGGGGTGCTCTGCAATAAattggtgtcccatccaggatgttttcctgcctcacacccagtgttcctggtatAGGCTTTGGATCCACTTCAAcactgaccagaataaagcataCACTgagaatgaacgaatgaatgaactgGCATTTGTAAATATGAAACCAAGCATCACACATTCCGTCACCTTTCATACTCTCACACCTGCCACCGAGAGGATCCCTAAGCATTCCAAATGGTCTTGTGTGTTACTAATATTAGTAATCACTCACTCGCAtattcactttcagtaaccactttatcctgtcagggtcatggtggatccggagACAATCTTGGGAAcgctgggcatgaggtgggagtACACATTGGACGGGACACCAGTACATCGCAGGAcgccatgcacacacagtcactCATTCATTAACACCTGGAGGCAATTTAGATTTGTCAGTCCACCATACTGACGTatttttgggaggaaactggggaaacctggaggaaTCCAGGGTGGGGCggcggtagagcgggttgtccactaatcgtagggttggctgttcgattcccggcccacatgactccacatgccgaagtgtagTTTGTGCAAGACACtggaccccaagttgctcctgagggcaagttagcgccttgcatgacagctctgctaccattggtgtgtgagtgaatgggtgaatgagaaccagtgtaaagtgcttttggataaaagcgctaaataagtgcagaccatttatccCACAcggacactgggagaacatgcaggggAACTCAACACAGTCacagctcaggattgaacctaGGACCCTTCACCATAACTGAGATGATGGtatgtattttgtgtattttaaaataaattccttgCTAAGTAGTAAACAGAACCGGaagaagtattttttaaaaatcctgctGAAACATCAATAACCTTCTCTAGAGCTTCGTAGCTGGGCTTGTTCTCGTCAGCAGGGTTAAGTGTGTTGTGAGTCTTGTTGGCACAGACTCGTTTGCGCTGAGGAACAGGGCTCGGGCATGGTGTGAGGGGACCGCTAGGACACAGCAAAGATGACTGCAAATGGCTGGATGATGGAGTTCCCTCTGTCTGAGTACTTCTGTGCACCATTATTGTTCTTGGTGCTGTGCTCGGACTGAACTGTTTGTGGCACTCAGAGTTGTCTGTTAGAGCATCAGGTGGATATACAAACCGAGTTTCATCGgaccctgcaaaaaaaaaaagaaaaaagttaagaGTATTAAATTCAGAGTATAAAAAAAGAGTTAACAGTATTAAATTCAGTTGGGGCATCCAAAACGAAAAACCACTTCCTCAAAATTGTTGAACAGTTTTTATAGCCTGGTTCAATCCAAAACTGACCATCATCAATCATttaaatcagtggttctcaaccagggggcGCAaactgttttcaagaaaaaaaatacagacagggcatcatttgcaTAGTCGtgtatattttattgcttttcaaataaaatgtgcttaaatgaaaaaccccgtgttccctctctctctctgtattttctttttgctggggagaggcggagtttagtctgccttttatctagccatccgtgcagaccagtgttgccaatttAGCACCTTTTCAGACCCATTTAGCGAAttttttgaggggaaaaaaaacagcgcCTAAagacaaatctagtgactttttggacaaacattagcaactttccaaatgtatctagtactgtcctgcaagcgagAGGTCTTGCCTTCCCGCTGcattcacacctctctctgcgtctgctctgttcagtgaggggctgagagccggagatttaacaatgtcatggataatgAGACGCGCGCTTCGTGCCAATTTAAATCAttcatatgtgaatgtttttagaacgcaagacgaatgtaatgcaacatgttttacatgtaaaatagtccatgttattacaacctagttctcttgttcaaagtagttacagtgttcagaaacatttttgatcattcatgatCCATACCTGTcctttatatagttttataaaagtcataaaagttattttaaaaaatcataaaagttatgaaaagtaacttaaaaaaaatacaaaaacacacaaaaaaaaatctatctatctaacaaATACACATTataagttagttagttagctaggtaggtagataatcattatacctggtctcgcCCAATATTTGGGGGGGGTGCCACGTGATAgcgggggctttagttacaaaaggttgagacgCTCTGATTTAAACCATAGCATATGTTGCTGATTCTTATATTTTTactcattatttttaaaagttttattgCTTTACACGTTCTGTTATCTCACCATCAGGCCCACGTGTTGAGGTATCTGGCGTATTAGAAGGTGGACTCCCGTCTGCACTGCTGCTTGGTTTGGCATTCTTTTTACACTCGAATGCTACCTGATCCTTGCAGGATTTATGGCAGTTCATTCCACAGTCTACAGAATCACAAGATAAGCAGTATAGACTTCCCAActtatatggccaaacgttagtggacacatgaccatcacacccatatgtgctttttgaatatCAATCAAGATTTAGTCCCAATATTTACTATTATAATAAcatccactcttctgggaatgctttccactagattttggagtgtggctgtggtgatttgtgctcattccCCAACAAGAGGacgggcactgatgttgggtgaggaggcctggggtgcagtccaacacaaacatgttcagtgggattgaggtgagagctctgtgcaggccattcAAATTCTTTCATtgcaaccttggcaaaccatgtcttcatggagctcactttgtgcacaggggaagTGTCATACTGGAACATTTTTGGGCTCATGAGATCCAGTGAAGGAAACTGCAATGCTAAAGCATACAAAgtcagttgtgtgcttccaactttgtcaCAACAATtcggggaagaaccacatatgggtgtgatggtcaggtaacCACAAAGGTTATGCTTAgctgtttaaaatataataatatattgacTGTCCACCATCATAAAATAGTAAAGGAATGACTGTTCACCTCTGCATCTGTAGCCTTGTTTAATGACGCCCCACAACTGCaacgcaataaaaaaaaaagaaaagaatttcagtcTGACTCAGCAGAGCTGCTTGCTTCATAGCAGTATGATCTTTTCTGTATGTTAGTATGACTTACAAATCCTGAGCAGTTGTCACAGAAGGTAGGCCTCATGTATGTGGTTTCTTGGAAGTTGTGAGAAAAGCCTAGGCCGAGTTTGGAACAGATGACACTGGCCCGCATGAAATAAGCTGTGATCTCGTCTCTGCTGATGAGTCCGTCTCTGTATTGAGCAGCAAGGACAGTAAAAGCTGAGTAActaatgtgaaagtaaaggtGAACTCACTGTTGGAAGTATTTCCTTTGGTACTGAGATGCACCATGCATGATAGAAGCAAGGAACAATGAACATTAAGTGACTCATAATTGGGATaatacctttggccatatagtattaACAGATCCTGTCAGATCCTATTAAAATTGTATTGTGCATACACAAACAAGGTCTAATTCTTGCTGCAATCTGTTTTCATTCTCGATACTCACTTGTCCTTGTCTGTAACACAGAATGAGAAAGGGAAGCTCGCAGCAATTTTCTCAAAGTCGTCGTGGGAGATGAAGCCCCTTTCGTCATGATCATAATTCATAAATACAGACTGCCGGAAAACAGACGCAAGGACCAGAAGAACATGTATGATTCCATGTATTCATATAGACATTTTGTTACTATAATAAACGAATAAAACTTTATAATCTACGGTAGTCAACCtctggcaaaaatgatggaatcaccacacttagaggatgttcacccggattttttacttcgtagcaaataaacaaatcacggCTATGACACacaacaatttttgtttaataactgaacattctggctttgttAAATATACCTCAGACAAATGAAATTATTTCAATTAATGGCGCATTTTTTCAGATCAATGGAATCAcattgtaatttgcatttctaaaacaattaCCAGCACAAGCCTAAAAATGCAGAtgagtctgcagttaaaagagagtgcttacagaccttaaccttggattttttaaaaggaaacattGCCCTAACAAGAGAGTTatcaattgaaacaatggaaaggatcattaaactccttcaagaaggaaatccagAACGGAGTATGCTAAAAGATGTTGGTTattcccagtcagctgtgtctaaaatttggtgcaagaataaataaaatgggaaggttataaaaggaaaacatacggATAGACCAAGGAAGATGTCACCgcatcaggatagaaaactcaaagcaatatgccttgaaaatagaaaatgcacaacaacaaaaatgaaaaacaaatgagcGGAAACAGGAGTCAGCGTTTGTGACAGGACTGTAAGAAATCGGCTGAAGGAAATGGGAGTTACGTATAGAAAAGCAAATGAAAACCAGCACTGActcctaaacagaagaaaacaaggttacagtgggctaaagagaagcgATCATGGAGCGTGGATGATTGGATagaagtgatattcagtgatgaatcacgaatctgcattggccaaggagatgatgctggaacgTTTGTCTGGTgccattttaataaaacatataaagatgactgcctgaagtaaacaatcatatttccccactcatttatgatatggaGTTGCATAaaaggaccaggggagacctcaAGAGTCAAGGCACAGGTGCACagtgaaattttggacacttttctcattccatgaatagaaaataggttttttgatgatgaagtcatttttcaggagGATAATGCATCTTACCCCAGAGcagagtgttaaagcttttcttaaGGAAAGGCAGATCATCTCAATGACACAGCCAGCAAACAGTCCAGATCTCAAATCCgattgaaaatttatggtggaaattttttaaaattggtcCGTGACAACGCTCCATCCTGGAAAGCGCTATtcgagaaagttggaaccaggagatggagaatattgtttttcattagtccatgcctcaaagaattcaggccaGGCCATACGTCAAAGCCAGAGGAGGAACAACAATGTACTaagtgtaatttttttgttgatgattccatatATTTTTTACCTATTttatctgggaaaaaaaaacattaattaaaacaatgtaATTTCATTAGTTTGAAGTATGTTTCAGGAAACctgaatgttcagctattaaacaaaaattgttttgtcatatctgtgatttgtttatttgctacgaagtaaaacaaaaatctgGGTGAACATCCtgtaagtgtggtgattccatcatttttgccaggggttgtatatGAATAGAAACAATCTTATAAGATGGTTGAAAAAAATAGCCTAAGTATGTAGACATTTTCTTGAAAAACCTAATGCACTCTTTTCAAAGGCAGGGAACAATCAAAGAAATTGCGTTTATGGCTCATGCAACACTCACATCGACCATTCTCTGAACATGTTTGCTGATGGTTTTGGGATCTGGCTTGGGAGCAACGCCTGAAGCCCAGTCCACCACCACAGGGGGTCTGTAAGGAGTTGCTGGCTGATggagaacaacaaaaaaaaaaatagatataaaatACCCTAAACTGATTTGTGATGATTAGTTTTTTGGTTCCTACTTTGACCTATGGAGAAGATTCCATGCCAGAGTAAACTGCAACCACACCAGTGGAAAATACAATACACAAAAAGAGTTGCTTTTCATTAATGACATGCAGAAACTGTATCACACTGAAAAGCAAACGCTTTCATCACTCTTGCGTTACATGACCTCTTCAGCAGGGGactgcttgtttttttcttttttttttttaaagaattaattgCTGACTtgtgtttcctcccccagtctaaagatgtgctgtaggctgactggcctacaatctaaattgtccatagtgtgtgaaagggtgtgtgaatgtgcgtgtgATGGGTTGGGACCCCGGCCAGGGTGTCCCTCTGCCTTGTACCctgagtctcctgggataggctccatactccccgtgaccctgtgtagggtatggaaaatggatgggatAGCTGACTTGTCTTGAGTcttgtaaatgtgaatgtaattCCCTATTGCACTGCGTTTCACTTTCTTCGGGGCACACTGAAATGCAACCACTGTCTGAAGAAGTATTAGGTGGCATTGTTGTTAAAACAGTATCGTTTTCCAGGAGGAGCTTTCATCCATATAAAGACTGTCTTATTGACTCACTGTTTCTTCATTGCCACTGCATTGATTGTTGAAATCTAAACCAAGCTTTTCACAATTACAACTAAAAATGAAGTGttaaaacaaatacatacaGCTTCCAGTAAGACTTAGGAGTTACGTACATCACCATTTGTTTACAGCTTACATTAGGACGTTAGGTGTTGTCACCATTTGCATCATATTTCAACGTTTATCATTGGTGTGATTGGATTTTGCTCTGGCACAGAATCTTCCCCATGGTTATCCGCAGAGTGAGCGGTCTTAATAACGTCCAACATTAAAACCTCTAACACTTTCATTTATTACAAATCCGAAACACACAAAGTTTGCAGCTGCACTCACAGGTGCTCTGTGGTTCCTCGGCTCTCTCGCGTAGGACAGCTCGTAGATTTCATCCTCGGTGTAGTATAGGTCAAGAGACAGCTGTGTGGGAGAACCAGCAAAACATTACTTAGTCATCCTTCAAGAGAAACACTGCACGCTGAATTCAATTCTTAAGGTTTTCACCTTCCTTGTCTGTAACCATGTAAAACACCCGCACATCTCACTGCCTCCAATAACAAgacagaggtcagaggaaaaaaaataatacttcaGAAATCAGTTTGTACAATTGCTTAAAGCAAAAATGGTTTTGTTTAATTCTACAGAGAGCTACTGtatatgagatttttttttaaaaaaattatatgatgCACCATTTTCTAATGCCACCGAAGAGCATGTAATACTTTTGAGCTTGTATACAGTATAGTGTATTTTATGAGATTACTGAGTGCATTTACCTGTAAACTctgggggaaaataaataaataaataaattatacatttaGGTTGTAAGCTAAGAGCATGTGAACTATTATGTTTCTTGTAtattgtctgtgtttgtgtatacacacaatatctcacaaaagtgagtacccctcacatttttgtaaatatttgattatatcttttcatgtgacaacactgaagaaatgacactttgctacaatgtaaagtagtgagtgtacagcttgtataacagtgtaaatttgctgtcccctcaaaataactcaacacacagccattaatgtctaaaccgctagcaacaaaagtgagtacacccctaagtgaaaatgtccaaattgggcccaaagtgtcaatattttgtgtggccaccattattttccagcactgccttaaccctcttgggcatggagttcaccagagcttcacaggttgccgctggagtcctcttccactcctccatgacgacatcacggcgctggtggatgttagagaccttgtgctcttccaccttccgtttgaggatgccccacagatgcgcaataggatttaggtctggagacatgcttggccagtccatcaccttcaccctcagtttctttagcaaggcagtggttgtcttggaggtgtgtttggggtcgttatcatgttggaatactgccatgtggcccagtctccgaagggaggggatcatgctctgcttcagtatgtcacagtacatgttaggattcatggttccctcaatgaactctagctccccagtgccggcagcactcatgcagccccagaccatgacactcccaccaccatgcttggcgaggcctgttctgagtggaacctgttaaaccgctgtatggtcttggccaccgtgctgcagatcagtgtcagggtctcgacaatcttcttatagcctaggccatctttatgtagagcaacaattctttttttcagatcctcagagagttctctgccatgaggtgccatgttgaacttcctgtgtccagtatgagggagtgtgagagcgatgacaccaaatttaacacacctgctccccattcacacctgagaccttgtaacactaacaagtcacatgacaccggggagggaaaatggctaatagggcccaatttggacattttcacttaggggtgtactcacttttgttgccagcggtttagacattaatggctgcgtgtcgagttattttgaggggacagcaaatttacactgttacacaagctgtacactcactactttacattgtagcaaagtgtcatttcttcagtgttgttacatgaaaagatataatcaaatatttacaaaaatgtgagaggtgtactcacttttgtgagacattgtacacatacatacgtatatgtatatgtgcttgCCGTTGTTTCtcttattacaaaaaaaagaaaaaaaatatacagattGGAGTTCTGGTTTcaacctgaaagtaaatgggggAAAGAAAACTTAAAATAACTGGACTTTCTGAATATGAAACAAAAAGTTGATTTTAGTGGgccagtggtagctcagtggttaagatgttggactactgcttggaaggtcatgagttcaaaatcccagcactgccaaactgccattgctgggcccttgagcgaggcccttaaccttcaaatgatcagttgtataaatgagaaaaatgtaagtcgctctggataaggggctttctgccaaatgccgtaaaagttctgggtccactcctattttctatctacaccacatctctaggggaggtgattgagtctcatgacttctcatatcattgctatgctgatgacacccagctccatttgtccttccagcctgacgatccatccctctctgcacgcatctctgcttgcctttcggacatctcggtctggatgaaggaataccatcttaaacttaacctggcaaaatctgagcttctcgtcatcccagcctgtccctcaatcaaccacaacctcactgtacagctcggctcactcacactcatgccaaccaggacagccaggaaccttggggtgattcttgataatggcttgacctttgcagaccatatctcagcaactgcaaggtcctgtaggttcatcctttacaacatcaagaaaatccgaccctacatcaacaaacaggctacacagattctagtccaggctcttgttatctctaaactggactactgcaactcactgctttcaggcctcccagccagctccatcaaaccccttcagatgattcagaatgctgcggcgtgcctcgtcttcaaccagtccaagagaacccatgtcacacccctcttcatctccctccactggcttcctgtagctgcccgcatcaagttcaaggccttgatgctcacctacaagaccttgtcaggaacagcaccctcctacctcaactctctcctgaaggcctacgttccctctcgcaatctgcgatcgattagcgaccgacgtttagcagttccaactcagcgtggcgcaaggtccctttccagaaccttcacactaactgttcctcagtggtggaatgcacttccaatctcaatccggactgcagaatctctcaccatcttcaaaaaacagctaaagacccacctcttcaatgaacacttaaccaactcattaaaaaaacaaaaaaaacaaattgcacttacacctctactctgcactttgcttcttctggaattcaagtaatggatctcgtatggtagcacttattgtattgttctctgcttgatatatcgctttgcttgtatctttctcatttgtaagtcgctttggataaaagcgtctgctaagtgcataaatgtaatgtaaatctaatttcatattttattccaGTTCGTATTTGTGTCTCATGTTTTCATCAATATTCTTTATATTgctaattaaaatgaacataCAATATATTAGGTATTTtcaaatttttgtttgtttgtttgttgttgttgttttttttgtttttgttttttaacatgtGTATTGCTATAAAGAGGTGGAATGGGTTAATGagacatacaccgatcagccataacatgcaatggcacctgtcaagggatGGGATACAcagtattaggcagcaagtgaacagtcagttctcgatgTTGATGTGTTAGAAGCAGAAAAAATAGGCCAGCGTAAGCATCTGAGCGattttgacaagggccagattgtACTGGCTAGACGACTGATCAGTGTACGTTCCTAAGCACGTCGTGTATAGAAGATAAAGCTAGTACTGACTGTCAGTAAGTGCACTAAGTCTTTGTTTGCATCCAGGAGTGGTGGATTCTGCTGCAGTTGGATGAGTTCATTTATGTGGTTGTAGAGGGCCTGAAGTTTCTGCACATTGATCTTGCCGTTGTCCATGTAGTCAGTCATGGCCTCGTTCACAGCAATCAAGTCTTTCAGATGGACGCCCAAGATAGGAATCTTGAAGCCTGTAGATCTGCTGTATGCTTGTCTGTAATTCTCGTAGTTTCGAGATGATGAGAGCAGATCAGTCATTTCATTCAGAACCTGTGGAGAAAAAGAGCCTTGAGCAACTCACTCTCTGGACCTGtctgattcatcctgatgctctacttctgGTGCTTCTGCAGTCTCTGCTATTGCGGATAGTCCTGCATGGATACGCTACAGATTTCTTCTTCCCCAAAAGAGTTTATTCTCAAGTCTCACCCTTCTTTCAGTAGCTAATCTCACCTGAATACTGTAAACTGTATCttctaagaactgctgctgtaatcataaagactgatGCTCTTAcagaacatcctttcaacacaatACAGGCTttatacattaacattatatattCTCATGctatctcagggagtttttccttgccactgctgcttctggtttgctcattagggatctaaatctacatatcaatttctgtaaagcttacTTGTGACAATTTctatgattaaaataaaatgtaacgaATTAAATTCCAGGTCAGGTACTCCTAGGTAATGTAGgaccaacacaaacacatgtagACACATAGAGTTGAGGCTTAAAAGGAAAGAATAGTTTTATATTATGATATTATGACACTTTTAGATCCGTTTTCTCACAAGTACTTCAGTACCTGAGTTAATCGTTAGCTTTGTTAGCAATTGAAGTTCAAGTTCTAAGTGAAACCTATCAGTGAAATATGACCATACTATGATTTCAAATTTTTTCCACATGTCCATGAAATTTCAGAATGTCCAGGTGGATATCATACCTTGGTGGTTTCATTTGGCACGTGTGTACACGTGTCTTTCAGTCGGGAAATAGATGTGTGACAGAGGCCTCCCACCACAGCCATAAGAGAGTTAAAGTTCTGCATCTGCTGGAGGTTCTGCAGCAGTGGAACACAAAAGATTAtcaaaacaaatattaataaGTGTGTATGGATGTGCCTGTTTGTGATTTTTCTTGCTACATGGAAATCAAAAGCAACACATGACATTTTGGATGTTCAATATATGGGAGATACCGTTGCTTAGCACAACGGGACATTCCATTGTGGGTTTTCCCGACATCTGATAAAGATACTCATTACGTGTTTTAGATTACTGGCAGAGTTTGGAGTCTAGATCTTATTAATTTCTCAAGAACACATGGCTTTGGTGTGAGTCTGAGTCTTAGTGTTCAGAGTATTTTGAGGTCTCAGTAGCTGGTAATCACCGCCTCTTTCCAGCATACTGCAGGTGATAATCATCTCTTTCCACATGCAGTATCATCACGAACACAGGAAATTCCCCATTCCTTTCGTACATTTGAGCATTTCTCAAATGACAGATGACAGTACAATTATACTAATTACAGcataacaacacaaaacaacagtGAAATGAGTACAGTCCTGTGCTTAAAGTGGGCCGGTACTTGCTGATACACAGTTGCAGCACATCTGTGTTTTGCTCTTGTAAATACCAAAAAGTTGTTCTTTTTTCCGTACCAGTACCACATGCACTAACATGACAAAAATGGGATTACCagcacttattttttccacttcaagcaCTGCTACCATTACAATCATTAGTAATCTATGACACATCTACAGGATTTGCTTGAATATTTCCTCTTGACTCCAACTTAATCAATAATGGTTAATGAATCCGATTCATTAAAAGTTGGAGGTGGAAGAACATCCTGAAATGCGGAGCATGTTACCTGCGCTACATAGATGAACTTGGTGAAAACCTCGGCTCGGAGCTGAGAGGTTGGTCGACTGAGCACCATGAGCTGTACCCACTGGGAGATACCATTGCACAGTGCAATGGAACGCTCCATCGTGGGGTTCTCTGACAAACACTCATTTCGGATATATTTCTGGTAATCTgcaaactgaaataaatgacAAGCCTTACATGTGTATGAACTTACTAATACTAATCAttggtgtgtttattagtggtcATCTTGAGTAAATGAATAAAGGCCCATTCACACCAAGGACGATATCTATAACGATACAGTTCTAAAAATCgttctaaatataaaagaataGCAGATTCCACACCACGACTATAACTATAACGGCACAGAGAAACGATATCGGTGGAATCACTTTCAGAACGATTTTCTCCAAAAAACAttgacagccaatcagaatccatccTTCTTTAAAGAGCTCGAGGATTTAAAGCAGCAGACAGCATAACTGCAGTGAATAAACAGAATGATATCGTGTGTTGGTGT
Proteins encoded:
- the LOC108269613 gene encoding RAS guanyl-releasing protein 1, whose translation is MSSTLGPFTKGASWEELIQASIQSFDDDGNVCHSNHLLNITLTMHRLLLSSKDLLDKLIILFKNTLEDEKSAACLKICYFIRYWISEFWTMFQLHSSLAETVEQFKELMREHGQENLCPLLQTKWMGDRVWSQKASQKIKVRSSRKRKVSLLFDHLEPVELAEHLTYLEFKSFCRISFADYQKYIRNECLSENPTMERSIALCNGISQWVQLMVLSRPTSQLRAEVFTKFIYVAQNLQQMQNFNSLMAVVGGLCHTSISRLKDTCTHVPNETTKVLNEMTDLLSSSRNYENYRQAYSRSTGFKIPILGVHLKDLIAVNEAMTDYMDNGKINVQKLQALYNHINELIQLQQNPPLLDANKDLVHLLTLSLDLYYTEDEIYELSYAREPRNHRAPPATPYRPPVVVDWASGVAPKPDPKTISKHVQRMVDSVFMNYDHDERGFISHDDFEKIAASFPFSFCVTDKDKDGLISRDEITAYFMRASVICSKLGLGFSHNFQETTYMRPTFCDNCSGFLWGVIKQGYRCRDCGMNCHKSCKDQVAFECKKNAKPSSSADGSPPSNTPDTSTRGPDGSDETRFVYPPDALTDNSECHKQFSPSTAPRTIMVHRSTQTEGTPSSSHLQSSLLCPSGPLTPCPSPVPQRKRVCANKTHNTLNPADENKPSYEALEKENQSLQTSNERLKRKLKEAEREVEILKTLLKRNALRPVDEDSSSSS